The segment ATTCACGGCCAGACATATTACCAATGCAGGGATGAAACAACGTATGATTGCCAAGTTCATGACCTTTTACAGGAAGTTTCTTCCAATCCTTCAATCTTGTTTGCATCGATTGTGAAAACGCAGTTATATAGAATGTTGCTTTTAATCCCAACGAATCTAATATTGGTGCAGCATTATCTAAATGCTGATCAATGGCATCGTCGTAAGTAAGAACAACTGCACATTTCTTCCCCTTCCATACATTATTGGTTTGTGCATACACACAAGTAAACAAACTGAGAACGTAAAAGACTGCAACAATTACTTTCTTCATTACTTAACAATTATTTGTTGTTATTCAAAAAACGGAACACCAGGCACTGCATATTTTTTCATGGCAGTTTCATTGATATCCACTCCTATACCTGGTTTCTCTGACAAAGTAATATAACTATCTTTCACCCACTCGCCATCATATGTTACAATTTCTTTGAACATAGGATTTGTATGGAAATACGACTGCCATTCCAATATTAAAAAGTTTGGAACCGATGCGCATACATGTGCCGATGCCATTGCGCCAAGGAACGATGCAACCATGTGTGGAGCAAACGGTGTGTAATACAAATTAGCAAGGTTAGCAATACGCTGTCCCTCACCAAGGCCACCGGCTTTTTGCAGATCGGGCATTACAATGTCAACTGCTCCTATTTCAAGCATTCTTCTGAAACCGTAAGCCAGGTAATGATTCTCTCCCGCACAAATAGGTGTGCTGGTGCTTTCAGTTATTAATTTATACGCTTCCACATTCTCAGCAGGTATGGGTTCTTCCAGCCACATTAAATTCAACGGCTCCAATCGTTTTGCAACTGCCTGTGCTGTTACTGCGTCATAACGGCCATGCATATCCACACATATATCAATGTTAGGACCTACTGCTTCTCTGGAAGCTGCAATTTGATCATACATACGCTGCAGTTCCATAGGGCTTGCCGTCCAGTTATATGCATCATATTTATTTGGATCATTTGCCTGGTCAAGATCAAACTTAATGGCATTAAATCCCATCTTCTTTGAATTCAATGCTGCGTCTGCAAAATCTTTTGCTGTTGGTAAATTACGTTGATACAAAGCCGTATCGCAGTACACTCTTATTTTATCACGGAATTTTCCGCCGAGTAATTGATACACGGGAATGTTCAATGCTTTGCCCGCAAGATCCCATAACGCAGTTTCAATGGCTGATAAAACAGCAATATACATACCTGCCTGCGCTCCCTGGAAAAAACCACCCTTGCGAATATCTTCAAACAGGCGATGTACATTCAACGGACTTTTTCCTCTTAACCTCATTCCGAAATTTTTCACAAGGTGGTAAGTGCCGGGCACAGCATCAACTCCTTCTCCCACTCCATAGATATCTTGGTTGGTGTAAATTTTTACAAACAAACTTCCACGGATATAACCACATTTGATGTCTGTAATTTTAAGATCAGCTGGCGCTGATGGTTTTGGTGTGCGCTCAACGGCCTCTTGGTAGCCTTCTCCAAAAACTTGCATTGAAGCAAGTGGCATAAGGGCTGATGCAAGTGCGGCTTTTGATAAAAAAGACCGTCGGGAATTATTTTTATTCATTGTTTAAAATTTATGGAGTGGAAGAATAGTTTTGCGTGAACTGTATTACCAGGTTCTGTCTTTCAGGTATTGCTGAATAAATTCTTTTGACACTGGCAATTCGCTGATATGATCATTCAGCCATTTTGAAAAATCCTTTTCAATTTCATCACTCCATCTTGCATCAATTTGTCCGGCTGTATATTTTCCTTCACGCAAACGTTGATGACCAAACATATCTCTTAAGCGTACAATCTCCGAAGTGGTAACAACTCTTTCAGCAAGGTGCGGAGGAATAAAAACTACAACTCCAAGTTTACCAAGTACAACATCACCCGGCATCACTGTAACTCTTCGAATACGTGTAGGATGATTAATGCCAACAATCATTGTTGTTAAATCGCCGGGAGGATTATGAAACGACGGATCGTAACTGGTATAATAAGAAGTAAACCCGGGAATATCTTTTAATCCTTCTACATCACGCAAGGCTCCGTCATAAACAATTCCGTTTCCTGTTTTTGCATAAATAGCATTGCCCACATTGTCACCAATGGTGGGACCATTTTTTTGTGCACCAAATTGATCGGCCACATACACATCACCTTTTACAAGTATGTCAACAGCCCATGTATTTTGTCCACGCTTGCCTGCTTTTTTTCCAACTGAATCAATCGCTTTCCAAACATCAGGTCGTCCGGGCATAAACGTTGCCGTAACAGCACGGCCAACCAATACACTGTCGGGATGAATCATCTGCCAGCCTTCTGCAATTTGATATGCATAGCCTGCGTTTTTCATTACCGCCCATGCTTCTTCAACACTTACATTTTTCATGCGTTGTAAAAGTTGATCGGGAACCTTTGGTCGTCCGTCAGGGAAACGTTCACCTGTCCAAAGTGGTGTTAATGAAATCAAATGTTCTTTACTGATTTGTACTTGCTGTGCTTGCAATGGTTGAAGAAATACAAGTAGCAACAACACAAGCAATCCGTTTTTAATTTTTGTCATAGCGATTATTTTTATTTAGTAATGTGGCTCATTTCTTTTTCATTTGCTTTATCAACCGGCGGACGGTTATGCCACCAGCTTGCCAATGCAGAACCGGTGATGTTCATCAATGGGCCAAACACAGCAGCAGCTAATCCAATGGTTGCAATTTTTCCAAGTTCTTTTGCAATGCCCGATGCAAGTCCGGCATTTTGCATTCCCACTTCAATAGCAATGGTGCGGCAATCTTTTTCATTCATTCTGAATAAACGGCCGCTCCAATAACCCAACACATATCCAAAAATGTTGTGAACGAATGCAATTCCAATTAAGAGTAATCCTACTTTGAGCAAATTGTCTCTTCCGGAGGCAACAATAACTGTAACAATGCAGGTGATGGCAAACATGGAAATGAAAGGCATGGCATCATCCAGCCATTTCATTTTTCCTTTTAATAATTTATTGAACAGCAACCCTGCACCAATGGGAATGATAATCATCTTAAAAATATCCCACATCATTTTCAACACATCAATCTCAATTAAAGCGCCTGCAAATAATTTCATCAGCAGCGGTGTAACAAATGGCGCAAGCAGTGTTGTGATAGATGTAATAGTGATCGACAATGCGAGATTTGCTTTTGATAAGTAGGCCATAACGTTTGAAGCCAATCCGCTTGGTGAACAGCCGATAAGAATAATGCCTGCTGCTATTTCGGGAGGAAAGTTGCTTGCGTTTGATAATGTAAACCCCAGCAAGGGCATAATTACAAACTGACTCGCCACACCGATCACAACACCTTTCGGTGATTTAACAACCGCAGCAAAATCGTTTAAACTCATAGAAGAACCCATTCCAAACATCAGTAACTGAATAAACGGAATGATTGTGCTGCTTAACGAAAAACTACCCCAGGTAGTAAAATATTCCGGATGCCACATAGCAACTACAACACATGCAAAAATGATAGCAGTGAACGAAAGGCCTTTTAATAAAAAGATGCTTCTGAAAATAAACGCAAGACTAATAAAAAATAATGCCAAAGACCAGCCAGATAAGTTGATATAACCTGTTAGCCAGAGTACGATTGATCCTAATGCGAACAATACGGCAAGTGCAGAAAAAACAATTGGTTTTGGTTTACGCTCCATGATTCATTTATTCTTTTAGTAGTTGATACGAACTTTTCAACTGACTTGCATCTCTTACGTTCAGGCAGAGATCTACGTATGTTGATCAATCATTACTGATGCTGTAACGCAGCAATATCAGCAAACTCACTTGCGAGCTTGGTACTTAACCGTTCGAATATTTTAAAGTATTTCAGATACATTTTATTGTTCTGCTTGTCTGGCGTAGCAAGGTCGGGCAGCACAACAGTTTTTGCCGCTTCATCAAGCGATTTGTAAATACCCATTTCGGTTGCGCTTAATAAGTACGATCCATAACTTACGCTTTGATAGTTCTGTCGTAAGCGAACAGGTTTGTTATAAATGTCGGCCACCATTTGTGTAAAGAAGGGCAACGTGCCAAAACTTCCATTGATTGAAAGACTGTTGATTGTTCTGTGTTCTTCCAGCGTTTTTCCAATACTGTAAATTTCATAAAGAATGCCTTCAATAGCAGATCTTACAAAGTGCGATTTTTCATGTTTAATATTTATTCCAAAGAAAACACCTCTTGCATTGGGGTTCCATATGGGTGCACGTTCTCCGAGCAAATAAGGAAGGAAGATTAATCCGTCTGAACCTGCCGGTACTTTTGATGCATCGTTGATCAACTCAAGCATTGTATGCTCCAGATCAAATGGATTTTTAAAATCACCAAACTGACGGGTGAACCATTCGAAGATGACACCGCCATTATTGGTGGGGCCACCTGATATATATTTATTTTCTGTAAGCAGGTAATTGAAGAAGCGCTGCTTGTCATCCTGCATCACTTTATCACTTACTACTCTTACTGCACCACTATCTTCAACGGTAATGGTTGCCACACCTTCGCCATTTACACCATCGCCCAGAACAGCCATACAACCATCGCTTGAACCAACAAGAATTTTTGTATCGGCCGATAATCCTAATGATGCCTGGTATGCTTTATTTAATTTTCCAACTTTTGTATCTACCGGTACTAAGTCCGGTAACATCGCAGCAGTAATGCCTGCAAACTTGAGTGATTCCGGCTCCCATTTTATTTTATGAATGTTGAGCAATCCTGTTGCCGACGCAATACTGTAATCAATTACATACTCTCCGGTAAGTTGTTGCAGAATGTATGCTTTCAGCGATAAGAATTTACTGACCTGTTTGAATTTTTCTTTTTCATTGTTTTTGATCCATGCAATTTTTGTTAGCGGCGACATTGGATGCAGTGGCGTGCCGGTAGCACTATAGATCTTTTTGCCAAGTGTTGAGTTTTTAAGTTTGGCTGCTTCTTTGTTAGCTCTGTTATCAGCCCAAGTAATGGCTTTGCCCATTGGGTTGCCCCGCTTATCTACTGCCAGTACACTATGCATCGATGAGCTGAAACAAATGCACAATACTTTGTATTTTTTTGGATGTAGTACTTCATTCAACAGGTTTTTCAGTACATACAGCATAGTAATAAATATCTGATCGGGATCCTGTTCACTGTAATCCGGCTCACTGTGAAAAGTGGGACAGTATCCTTTCAACGAGCCAATGATATTTCCATTAAGATCAAATGCGTAAACTCTTACTGCATTGGTGCCGAGTTCTATAGTGATGATACATTCCATTTGATTATAAATTAGTTTGTTCCAATATGATTTTTTCTGAATTCGCTGGGCGTATAGCCGGTTAGCTTTTTAAACGTGGTTGAAAAATGTTGTGATGAATAAAAGCCTGTATCAAGAGCAATGTCCGTGAGGCTGATGTTCGGTATCTTCAATAACTTGATCGCTTCGGAAATACGGATATTGATCAGATAGTTAAGCGGAGAAAAACCGGAATAACTTTTTACTTTCTCATTGAAGAGTGTTGTACCCAACCCTACCAATGCTGCCATTTCTTCTACCGTCCATTGGTGAGAAAGATTCTGACGAAGTTCCTGTTCAAGTTTCATAAAGGTTTTTGGAAAGTCACGCCCCGGGTTCGACATTCTTGTAAACTGCCGGCTTACCTGTATAAAAATTTCATCGATCAAATGATTGACCCTTGCCTGAAAACCTATTTCCTGTTTAAACAATTCAGTTTGTATGCCTTTCAGAATAACACCGGCATCTGTAAATTTTTGAAGTATTGGGGTGTGGTCCGATTGCAGTATTTTATTGATCGCATAGCTCTCTGTATCGGATAAACTGCTCCACGCGGGGTTTTCAAGTTCACCTTTTTCATTTTTGCCAACCTGTAAATGTATCCATGAAAAACAACCGATCTCCAGTACATTACTTTCATTTCCAAACTCAGTACCGGGCAATATCAAGGCAACATCACCGGGAAAAAGTGTATATGATCGGTCATTAATACACCATTCAAATTTTCCTTCCTGTATATAATACAACTTTAAACAACGATCAATTTCACATGGAAAGCCATTGAGACGTATTGCAGGATTTTTGATTACGCCTATTTCAATAATATGCGGAAACAATCGCAACTCTGAGGCAGTATTATGGCAAAGCACAAATTGATTCATATATAAACCAGAGCAAGCTTTAGGAAATCATCGTTCCGCAATTGTTGTTATAAGTAACAGCGTGTATAAAGAAAATCAATTTATCTCAACTGCATTTGCAAAATTCAACGAAGTTTTTTATTGGAAGTTTTTGCTTCACCATGTAGATACTTTAGCATAAGTTCTTGTAATGTGGGTCAATATGCCAATTCCCACAAGTCACTCATCACATAACCAAAACGATTGCATTATGAAGGTAAAATTTCAAGCCGTAACCAATACGGGTTTGATCCGGCTTCTGGTTTCATTCTTCCTCTTAACAATTCTTACAGCAGCAAATGCGCAAACAGTTACCGGCACTGTGCTGGATGAGGAAAACAATCCCGTGAACGGAGCAACGGTTGCAGTAAAAGGTACAAACAAAGCAACTGTTACAAACGCCAGCGGTAATTTCAGTATTGCTGCTGCAGGTACAGATGTACTGGTGTTTAGCTCTATCGGGTTTTTAAAATTGGAAGTTCCCGTCAACGGCAGAGCTACTGTTTCTGTTACGCTGGCCAAGAGCGAAACAAGCATGGAAGAAGTAGTAGTGATAGCGCTGGGCGAAAAACGTGCTGCAAAAAAGCTGGGTTATTCCACAACCTCTGTTAATGCAGACGAACTTGTAAGACAGCGAACAACCAACATAGGTGAATCGCTTGTAGGTAAGGTTGCCGGTTTAAATATAACCCCTCCCGCTGCAGGTGCAGGTGCCAGTAACCAAATTCGCTTGCGTGGACAGGTTGGTTTTGCCGGAGCAAACAATGCTCCCTTGTTAGTTATTAATGGTTTGCCTATGGATCAGGGCGTACGAAATGCCGAAGGTGCCGGTCAGCAACGTGACCGTGGCGATAACCTGGCAAACATTAATCCTGATGACATTGAAAGCATGACGGTGTTGAAAGGAGCTGCTGCCGCCGCACTGTATGGTTCAAGAGCTGCAGCCGGTGCCATCATCATTACAACAAAGTCTGGTTCAAAAAACCAGGGTATAGGTGTTGATTTTACATCGAGTTATACATCATCGCAGGCCTTAAACTTCATGGACGAAATTGTACAAACTGAATATGGCCAGGGACAGGGAGGTAACAAGTTTACAACTGCTGCACAAATACAGGGTAATGGTCAATGGGGATGGGGCGCCAAATTAGATGGACAGCCAACTATGAATTTTGATGGACAAATGCGTCCATACTCTGCATATCCTCACCAGCTTTTCGATTTCCTGCAAACCGGAACAAACCTCACCAATACGCTTGGCTTATCTGGTGGCGGCACCAACGGAAGTTTCAGATCTTCTATTTCAACCACGAGTGCAAAAGGTATTGTGCCCAGTAATGAATACAAAAGAAGAATTTTCAACATGGGCGTTAATCAAACAATTGCAAAAAAACTCAAGCTACAGTTGAATGTAAACTATACAGATGAGGATTATATTAATCCGCCGCAGATCGGCACACAGGGCGATGGTGCTGTAAACTTCTTTACACGTATGCCCGTTTCTGTTCCACTGGACGCTTATCGTACCAGTGCAAAAGATCCTGCAACGGGAGCAGAATGGAGAACAAACGGTTTCCAGGGTACGATTAACAATCCCTATTTCGCATTACAAAATGGTCAAAAATATAAGGAAGACAGAAACCGTTTTCTTGGAACTGCCACTTTACGCTACGACATTAATGATTGGCTGTATGCACAAGGCCGGTTTAACTACGACCGTGGCGATAATTTTGCTGAATGGTTTACACTAAACGGTACAGGCGCCAACACTGTAATTGCGACCACTACCCCTACTGTTACTTACAGAGGCGGTTATAATTTAAACCAAACTACTACAACCGATATTAATGCCGACTTTCTTGTTGGTACCAGCAACCAGTTTGGAAAATTTTCGGTTGATGCGGCCTTTGGTGGAAACACTTTAAGATCGGAATGGAAAAATATGGTTCAAACAGCTACAAACTTTACTGTTCCTAATCTTTATTCTTACAGGAATGGTACAGTAAAAGGCGCAGGCGATGGATTTAACTACAGCCAGCAACGTGTTAACTCGCTGTATGGATGGGTTGAATTAGGATACAATGGATTGTTGTTCATCAATGGTACTGCCAGAAACGATTGGTTTTCGATCCTCAATCCTGAGAACAACAGTAAATTTTATTCATCTGTGTCAGGTAGTTTTGTTTTCTCACAATTATTGAAGAATGTTAACTGGCTTTCTTTCGGTAAGTTAAGAGCTTCATGGGCGCAGGTAGGCAGTGTGGCATCAGTAAATCCTTATGATGGTGTGTTAACCTACGGGCTTGGTGCAAACCTGTTCAACGGTCAAACGCTGGCAAGCATTAATGGCGCAAGTGCACCTAATCCATTATTGCAACCGTTTACAGTAACCGAAAAAGAAATTGGTCTTGAATTAAGATTATTTCAAAACAGGTTATTGATGGATGTTGCAGCATTTGAAAAAATAACTACTGACCAGATCATAGATGTAAATCTTTCCAGCACATCCGGATATAATACGTCAAAACAAAACAGAGCTTCATTAAAGAACAGCGGTTTTGAAACGTTGGTTGAATACAAAGCCATTCAGCAAAAAGATTTCAGTTGGACCACTTCATGGAACAATGCATACCTCAATACAAAAGTGTTAAACGTTGGTAACCCAAGTGGCACCATTCTCCTGCTTTATTTCAACGGAACCGGTAATGAGTTTCTTGGAGAGATCAGGTATACCGAAGGTTTAGGCATGAACCAATTGTACACAAGAACATTCAGAAGAAATGCAAATGGCGACATTCTTGTTGGTAACGATGGTCGTCCTCTTCCATCAAATACAAATCCAAAAGGTATTACTGGTGGTTTTAACCCGGTAGGCAGTGCCATTCCAAAATTCACCGGTGGATGGAACAACTCGTTCACATACAAGAACCTGAGCCTGGGCATTAATATCGATTATAAATTCGGCGGAACAGTTTTAACTGCAACACTGTTGAACATGACACGACAAGGTCATAGCAAATTGTCTTTAATTGGTCGTGAAGGTGGTTATGTATTCCCTGGTGTAAATGTAAACACTGGTCAGCCTAACACCGTTTCAATCTCTGTTGCAGGTAACGGATTGCAGAATTATTGGACCGGTTACAGAAATGACCAGATTGGTGATCCATTTACATTCAAATCTGATTTCGTAAAACTCAGGAACATTTCTTTAGCTTATAATTTCACGAGTCTTATAAGTAAAGTGAACCTCTTGAAATTCGTAAAAGGATTATCACTATCTGCTTCCTGCCGTAATGTGGCAATACTTTACAAAGATTTGCCTGGTCTTGATCCTGAAGCGATTCAGTCATCAGGTGATATCAGAGCAGGTTATGAGAACTCTTCATTACCAACAACACGTAATTACAATCTTACTTTAAATGTTAAATTCTAACAACATGCTTAAACTATTTAAACGACTGATCCTTGTTATTTGCAGCGGCTGTTTACTTACAGCATGTGATAAGGATTTTGAAAAGATAAATACCAATCCCTATGCTGTAACTAATATTGACCCTGCTCTATTGTTTGCCGGTGCTCAGCGTACACATATCGGTACATGGAATGCAGAACACATCGTTGTACAGCATTTTGTGGTTCCTTATAACACGGGTGCCAACCAGGGTTTTAGTTTTAATGTGGATATTGACGGTAACAGCAACCCTAAATGGGATCAATCTTATTCAGGTGGTTCAAACGGTAATGCACCACCTGTAAAAAATCTTACCCAGGCATTGAATATTTTGGGTGCAAACACACCCCGTGTTAACTTAAGAAGCATGATCCGTATCTGGAAGGCGCAGGTTTTTATGGGCCTTGTTGATGACTATGGTGATGTTCCCTACTCAGAGGCCGGTAAGGCAGTTTCCGATGCGTTGTTTTTTCCAAAATATGATGATGACGGAGCCATATATGAGGATCTGTACAAAGAGTTGAAAGAATCAATCGCTGCATTAAGCACCAGTGGTGAATATATCTCTGCTGATCTTTTCTATGGTGCAAATGCACAGCCATCAACCAAAACTACCAATGCATCAGACCAAGCCACGAAATGGAAAAAATTAGGTAATTCATTGTTATTACGACTGGGAATGCGGTATAGTAAACTTGATCCAACAAAAGCTGCGAACATTGTAGCAGAAGCATTTGCCGGTGGCGTGATGACATCAAACGCAGATAATGCATTTGTAAAAAATGATGGAACAGCTTTTTCGCAACCTGACAATGCAGCATTACGTAACTTCTCTCAATTCAACTATGCAGCAGAGCCGTTTGTAAATCAATTGAAGGTAACCAACGATCCAAGAGGTAAGTTCCTGATTGCACAATATCCGGACCCCGGTGCTATTGCGAACAATCTTTCACCTGATATGGTTTTAGCAAATCAATATGGCGTACCAATTGGAGTTACCAGTGATCAAATATTAGCTGCAGGAAGTCCGTATAGAGGTGCCAGGGGATCAGGACTTAATTATTCGCAGTTCAATGTAAATATCGTTGCTGCTCCGGGTGTTCCAGAGTTCTGGGTTACCTATGCGCAAACATCGTTATTGTTGGCAGAAGCAGCTAAGCGAGGTTGGATACCGGGTGGTGATGCGCAAGCCAAGATCTATTACGATAATGCGATTGCAGCTGATATGGCATCGTATTCTCTTTACACCGGCACTACTCCTATTTCAGGAGCAGATGTTACTGCCTATCTAAATGATCCGAATGTAGCTTATAATTCTGCCGATGCATTGAGGTTGATCAACACACAATACTGGATCGTTAATATCAGAAACGGAACAGAAGCATTTGCAAATTTCAGAAGAAGTGGGTTTCCTGCTTTAACACCCAATCCTGTTGCAGGTGCTCTTGGTACTGTGGGTTTTGCAAGGAGGCTTTCATATCCTGATCTTGAAGCATCTTCCAATACGGCGAACTATAACGCCGGTGCTGCGGCTATTGGTGGAGATAAATTATCATCCAGAGTATTTTGGGATAAGTTATAACATTGAACAGGTGTAGTGAAGCGTTCATTTGATGATTGAGTCAATAGTCGACACTTTTTAAACTGCGATCAAAAAGAGTTGAAAAAATTAAGACTGAAATAATTTATTGCAAACAGATAAAGTAACATCAAACTTGCATAGCAATTTATCGTTAGAAATAGACCTTTTGTATCTACAAAGGGTCTTTTCCATACAGCGTAATTATAATGAGTGAAATTTTGAATATGATAAAAGAGAAACAGATCATTGGGTATCAGTTTTCGGATGAAGGAAGTGAAACATTTTTTTCCTACAATCCGGCAACGTCATTGAATAATGAGTATGCTTTTTCAAAAGCTGCTTCTGCTGAAGTTGATAAAGCTGTTGAAAAAGCAGCAGCAGCTTTTCAGCAATACTATAAGAAAAGTGGCGAAGAGAAAGCTGTTTTTCTGGAAACGATTGCAGCAGAAATCATCAATGCTGGCGATACATTGATTACTGTTTGCAGCAGCGAAACCGGTTTGCCTCAGGCACGCATAGAAGGTGAAAGAGGAAGAACGGTGAATCAACTAAAAATGTTTGCTGCTTTGCTGAGAGAAGGTTCATGGGTTGATGCACGAATTGAAACAGCAATACCTGATCGCATTCCTTTACCTAAACCAGATATACGCTATATGCACATTGCTATTGGAACGGTGGTTGTTTTTGGTGCAAGCAATTTCCCATTAGCATTTTCAGTTGCAGGTGGCGATACTGCATCTGCATTGGCAGCAGGTTGTCCCGTTATTGTAAAGGCACATAGCGCTCACCCTGCTACATCTGCAATTGTTGGCAAAGCCATACAAACTGCAGCACGCAAAACCAATATGCCCGATGGTGTTTTTTCGTTGCTCTATGGCGATGGCACTACAACAGGCATACAGTTAGTAAAACATCCACATGTAAAAGCAGTTGGCTTCACCG is part of the Lacibacter sediminis genome and harbors:
- a CDS encoding RraA family protein, with translation MTKIKNGLLVLLLLVFLQPLQAQQVQISKEHLISLTPLWTGERFPDGRPKVPDQLLQRMKNVSVEEAWAVMKNAGYAYQIAEGWQMIHPDSVLVGRAVTATFMPGRPDVWKAIDSVGKKAGKRGQNTWAVDILVKGDVYVADQFGAQKNGPTIGDNVGNAIYAKTGNGIVYDGALRDVEGLKDIPGFTSYYTSYDPSFHNPPGDLTTMIVGINHPTRIRRVTVMPGDVVLGKLGVVVFIPPHLAERVVTTSEIVRLRDMFGHQRLREGKYTAGQIDARWSDEIEKDFSKWLNDHISELPVSKEFIQQYLKDRTW
- a CDS encoding SusC/RagA family TonB-linked outer membrane protein → MKVKFQAVTNTGLIRLLVSFFLLTILTAANAQTVTGTVLDEENNPVNGATVAVKGTNKATVTNASGNFSIAAAGTDVLVFSSIGFLKLEVPVNGRATVSVTLAKSETSMEEVVVIALGEKRAAKKLGYSTTSVNADELVRQRTTNIGESLVGKVAGLNITPPAAGAGASNQIRLRGQVGFAGANNAPLLVINGLPMDQGVRNAEGAGQQRDRGDNLANINPDDIESMTVLKGAAAAALYGSRAAAGAIIITTKSGSKNQGIGVDFTSSYTSSQALNFMDEIVQTEYGQGQGGNKFTTAAQIQGNGQWGWGAKLDGQPTMNFDGQMRPYSAYPHQLFDFLQTGTNLTNTLGLSGGGTNGSFRSSISTTSAKGIVPSNEYKRRIFNMGVNQTIAKKLKLQLNVNYTDEDYINPPQIGTQGDGAVNFFTRMPVSVPLDAYRTSAKDPATGAEWRTNGFQGTINNPYFALQNGQKYKEDRNRFLGTATLRYDINDWLYAQGRFNYDRGDNFAEWFTLNGTGANTVIATTTPTVTYRGGYNLNQTTTTDINADFLVGTSNQFGKFSVDAAFGGNTLRSEWKNMVQTATNFTVPNLYSYRNGTVKGAGDGFNYSQQRVNSLYGWVELGYNGLLFINGTARNDWFSILNPENNSKFYSSVSGSFVFSQLLKNVNWLSFGKLRASWAQVGSVASVNPYDGVLTYGLGANLFNGQTLASINGASAPNPLLQPFTVTEKEIGLELRLFQNRLLMDVAAFEKITTDQIIDVNLSSTSGYNTSKQNRASLKNSGFETLVEYKAIQQKDFSWTTSWNNAYLNTKVLNVGNPSGTILLLYFNGTGNEFLGEIRYTEGLGMNQLYTRTFRRNANGDILVGNDGRPLPSNTNPKGITGGFNPVGSAIPKFTGGWNNSFTYKNLSLGINIDYKFGGTVLTATLLNMTRQGHSKLSLIGREGGYVFPGVNVNTGQPNTVSISVAGNGLQNYWTGYRNDQIGDPFTFKSDFVKLRNISLAYNFTSLISKVNLLKFVKGLSLSASCRNVAILYKDLPGLDPEAIQSSGDIRAGYENSSLPTTRNYNLTLNVKF
- a CDS encoding AraC family transcriptional regulator — protein: MNQFVLCHNTASELRLFPHIIEIGVIKNPAIRLNGFPCEIDRCLKLYYIQEGKFEWCINDRSYTLFPGDVALILPGTEFGNESNVLEIGCFSWIHLQVGKNEKGELENPAWSSLSDTESYAINKILQSDHTPILQKFTDAGVILKGIQTELFKQEIGFQARVNHLIDEIFIQVSRQFTRMSNPGRDFPKTFMKLEQELRQNLSHQWTVEEMAALVGLGTTLFNEKVKSYSGFSPLNYLINIRISEAIKLLKIPNISLTDIALDTGFYSSQHFSTTFKKLTGYTPSEFRKNHIGTN
- a CDS encoding bile acid:sodium symporter family protein, whose amino-acid sequence is MERKPKPIVFSALAVLFALGSIVLWLTGYINLSGWSLALFFISLAFIFRSIFLLKGLSFTAIIFACVVVAMWHPEYFTTWGSFSLSSTIIPFIQLLMFGMGSSMSLNDFAAVVKSPKGVVIGVASQFVIMPLLGFTLSNASNFPPEIAAGIILIGCSPSGLASNVMAYLSKANLALSITITSITTLLAPFVTPLLMKLFAGALIEIDVLKMMWDIFKMIIIPIGAGLLFNKLLKGKMKWLDDAMPFISMFAITCIVTVIVASGRDNLLKVGLLLIGIAFVHNIFGYVLGYWSGRLFRMNEKDCRTIAIEVGMQNAGLASGIAKELGKIATIGLAAAVFGPLMNITGSALASWWHNRPPVDKANEKEMSHITK
- a CDS encoding gluconokinase, whose translation is MECIITIELGTNAVRVYAFDLNGNIIGSLKGYCPTFHSEPDYSEQDPDQIFITMLYVLKNLLNEVLHPKKYKVLCICFSSSMHSVLAVDKRGNPMGKAITWADNRANKEAAKLKNSTLGKKIYSATGTPLHPMSPLTKIAWIKNNEKEKFKQVSKFLSLKAYILQQLTGEYVIDYSIASATGLLNIHKIKWEPESLKFAGITAAMLPDLVPVDTKVGKLNKAYQASLGLSADTKILVGSSDGCMAVLGDGVNGEGVATITVEDSGAVRVVSDKVMQDDKQRFFNYLLTENKYISGGPTNNGGVIFEWFTRQFGDFKNPFDLEHTMLELINDASKVPAGSDGLIFLPYLLGERAPIWNPNARGVFFGINIKHEKSHFVRSAIEGILYEIYSIGKTLEEHRTINSLSINGSFGTLPFFTQMVADIYNKPVRLRQNYQSVSYGSYLLSATEMGIYKSLDEAAKTVVLPDLATPDKQNNKMYLKYFKIFERLSTKLASEFADIAALQHQ
- a CDS encoding mandelate racemase/muconate lactonizing enzyme family protein; its protein translation is MNKNNSRRSFLSKAALASALMPLASMQVFGEGYQEAVERTPKPSAPADLKITDIKCGYIRGSLFVKIYTNQDIYGVGEGVDAVPGTYHLVKNFGMRLRGKSPLNVHRLFEDIRKGGFFQGAQAGMYIAVLSAIETALWDLAGKALNIPVYQLLGGKFRDKIRVYCDTALYQRNLPTAKDFADAALNSKKMGFNAIKFDLDQANDPNKYDAYNWTASPMELQRMYDQIAASREAVGPNIDICVDMHGRYDAVTAQAVAKRLEPLNLMWLEEPIPAENVEAYKLITESTSTPICAGENHYLAYGFRRMLEIGAVDIVMPDLQKAGGLGEGQRIANLANLYYTPFAPHMVASFLGAMASAHVCASVPNFLILEWQSYFHTNPMFKEIVTYDGEWVKDSYITLSEKPGIGVDINETAMKKYAVPGVPFFE